One genomic region from Nocardia vinacea encodes:
- a CDS encoding YdcF family protein, which yields MFDPIESTVRFGRGTARMTAGILLGAATVAAALLHSPPAVADAGSSAERPQGMLFGWPPTEPGPSAQPLGFRGPQTAIVVLGYGLLPDGEMRPELISRLHAGYLQALLAPLSPIIVTGGNPRNGVTEARVMADWLIGHGIPAERVHIEAEAVSTAQNAERSARIMHDIGMRDAVVVTSADHIDRAAALFGDAGVAVVATVTPEKVPPLVWEFGPRS from the coding sequence ATGTTCGATCCGATCGAATCCACCGTCCGCTTCGGCCGCGGCACCGCGCGGATGACCGCGGGGATCCTGCTCGGCGCCGCGACGGTGGCGGCGGCATTGCTGCACAGCCCGCCCGCGGTCGCGGATGCGGGAAGCTCGGCCGAGCGGCCGCAGGGGATGCTGTTCGGTTGGCCGCCAACCGAACCCGGACCGTCGGCACAGCCGCTCGGCTTCCGCGGACCGCAGACCGCGATCGTGGTGCTCGGGTACGGACTGCTCCCCGACGGCGAAATGCGACCGGAGTTGATCAGTCGACTGCACGCCGGGTATCTGCAGGCCCTGCTGGCTCCCCTGTCGCCGATCATCGTGACCGGCGGCAATCCGCGCAATGGAGTCACCGAGGCGCGGGTGATGGCGGATTGGCTTATCGGACACGGCATTCCGGCCGAGCGCGTCCATATCGAGGCCGAGGCGGTGTCAACCGCCCAGAATGCCGAACGTTCGGCTCGGATCATGCACGATATCGGCATGCGCGACGCCGTGGTGGTGACCTCCGCCGACCATATCGACCGGGCCGCAGCCCTTTTCGGCGATGCCGGAGTAGCCGTCGTCGCCACGGTCACTCCCGAAAAGGTACCGCCGCTCGTTTGGGAGTTCGGGCCCAGATCCTGA
- a CDS encoding fused (3R)-hydroxyacyl-ACP dehydratase subunits HadA/HadB translates to MNNSAVDAAADPADRARALLDHRYRSATTYEVGREKIREFARAIQDFHPAHWNEAAAAQLGFDGLIAPPTFSSIILLRVHREILDTLITGYDSHRILHADQVLDIGRPLVAGDRITCDVYFESFRHFADYDVLAVKSVLTDQHGEVVQTGSTALLARTGPEGAGSAERVGRIAMHSPDAPGMPGVIVPGEGDGIVAPISPRIPRTTVDFESLSVGTELPARVVHLSRGDLVNYAGVTGDTNPVLFSEQAANATGLPTVVAPGMLKLGLAAGYLGGWLGDPAAATRFRAQFAHYTHYLHIPPLQASAIEFRGRITSLDPRRRMATVALDARSHGRRLFGYAAAEVLFPERD, encoded by the coding sequence ATGAACAACAGCGCCGTCGATGCCGCTGCCGACCCAGCCGACCGTGCCCGCGCATTACTCGACCATCGATATCGATCCGCCACCACCTACGAGGTCGGACGGGAAAAGATCCGTGAATTCGCCCGCGCGATACAGGATTTCCACCCCGCACACTGGAATGAGGCGGCGGCCGCGCAGCTCGGCTTCGACGGTTTGATCGCCCCTCCCACATTCTCCTCGATAATCCTGCTCCGGGTCCACCGCGAAATACTCGATACCCTCATCACCGGCTACGATTCGCACCGGATTCTGCACGCGGACCAGGTGCTCGATATCGGCAGGCCGCTGGTCGCCGGCGACCGGATCACCTGTGATGTCTATTTCGAATCATTCCGGCATTTCGCCGATTACGACGTGCTCGCGGTCAAGAGCGTATTGACCGATCAGCACGGCGAAGTGGTGCAGACCGGGTCGACGGCTCTGCTGGCGCGCACCGGGCCCGAGGGCGCGGGATCGGCGGAGCGGGTCGGCCGGATCGCCATGCACTCCCCCGATGCGCCGGGTATGCCCGGCGTCATTGTTCCGGGCGAGGGCGACGGTATCGTGGCACCGATCTCGCCCCGCATACCGCGCACCACGGTCGATTTCGAATCACTTTCGGTCGGTACGGAGTTGCCGGCCCGGGTGGTACATCTGTCGCGCGGTGATCTGGTCAACTATGCCGGGGTAACCGGTGATACCAATCCGGTGCTGTTCAGTGAGCAGGCCGCCAACGCGACCGGTCTGCCGACCGTCGTCGCCCCCGGCATGCTCAAACTCGGCCTGGCCGCCGGCTACCTCGGTGGCTGGCTCGGTGATCCGGCGGCTGCCACCCGATTCCGCGCCCAGTTCGCGCATTACACGCACTATCTGCATATTCCGCCGCTACAGGCCAGCGCCATCGAATTCCGTGGTCGGATAACCTCACTCGATCCGCGTCGCCGCATGGCCACGGTCGCGCTGGATGCAAGGTCGCACGGCCGTAGGCTTTTCGGCTACGCCGCCGCGGAAGTCCTGTTCCCGGAGCGGGATTGA
- a CDS encoding LLM class flavin-dependent oxidoreductase codes for MTSGLDEVRFSILDRSRVRRGQSHPEALRETVEFARLAEDWGYHRFWVSEHHSVPGVAGSAPTVLAAAAAAVTSRIRIGTGGVMLPNHQPLVVAEQFGVLESLYPGRIDMGLGRSVGFTDGVRRALGHGKSDADDFDQQLTDVLEYFTRGKSGVHAWPAEGLRVPAFLLATGSGAERAARFGLPLVIASIGGPDRMVEAIDRYRVHFRPTPWGSEPYVVVSGAVVIADSTEEAHRLLLPEAWSSAYSRTRGEFPVLIPPAEIESMTMTDRGRRIFDESLRDHIHGTEDEVAEALEALVARTGADEILVHTSTYDRAARLDSHRRLAQLRLSTPPAAVPGPGLQSRSGNRTSAAA; via the coding sequence ATGACTTCAGGACTCGATGAGGTGCGGTTTTCGATTCTGGATCGTTCGCGCGTCCGACGCGGACAGAGCCATCCGGAGGCACTCCGGGAGACCGTGGAGTTCGCGCGCCTGGCCGAGGATTGGGGATATCACCGGTTCTGGGTGTCGGAGCACCATAGTGTGCCCGGCGTCGCGGGCTCGGCTCCAACCGTGCTGGCCGCGGCTGCCGCTGCGGTGACTTCGCGGATCCGAATCGGGACCGGCGGGGTGATGCTGCCGAACCATCAACCATTGGTCGTTGCCGAGCAATTCGGTGTCCTGGAATCGCTGTACCCGGGGCGGATCGATATGGGACTCGGGCGCTCGGTGGGTTTCACCGATGGGGTGCGACGGGCGCTCGGACACGGCAAGAGCGATGCCGACGATTTCGATCAGCAGCTCACCGATGTTCTCGAATACTTCACGCGCGGCAAGTCGGGTGTGCACGCTTGGCCTGCGGAGGGGTTGCGGGTACCCGCATTCCTGCTGGCGACCGGCTCCGGTGCGGAGCGGGCTGCGCGTTTCGGCTTGCCGCTGGTCATCGCCTCGATCGGCGGACCGGACCGCATGGTCGAGGCGATAGACCGCTATCGCGTGCACTTTCGCCCGACGCCATGGGGATCCGAACCGTATGTCGTCGTATCCGGTGCGGTGGTGATCGCCGATTCGACCGAGGAAGCGCATCGGCTGTTGCTGCCCGAGGCGTGGTCGAGCGCGTATTCCCGTACGCGCGGTGAGTTTCCGGTGCTGATTCCGCCCGCGGAGATCGAATCCATGACGATGACCGACCGGGGACGCCGGATCTTCGACGAGTCGCTGCGCGACCATATCCACGGCACCGAGGACGAGGTCGCGGAGGCATTGGAAGCCTTGGTCGCACGCACCGGTGCGGACGAAATCCTGGTCCACACCAGCACTTACGACCGCGCCGCGCGGCTGGACTCACATCGCAGACTCGCGCAGCTGCGCTTGTCCACCCCGCCGGCTGCCGTCCCCGGGCCGGGACTTCAATCCCGCTCCGGGAACAGGACTTCCGCGGCGGCGTAG
- a CDS encoding discoidin domain-containing protein — MSRIGQLFRRVSRRTAILLGIALAAVIMLAATAVLVAVHHTDRVASGACPDDPSASAPGWALSNDEVDVPIDAHPFVGNGYLGLRVPPRGMGYTATDEPTGWPLYTPAYDGAFVAGLYAHTPGVADNREVAAAIPNWSGLLVGVGEHTYSPATPAAQISNFTQTLHLRCGLVRTRLTWSAPDGKATDLVYDVLTDQVDQHVGAVHVTVMPHWSGEMVVSDLVDGAGARRVSQSEVGARDDDTIRVGFRTDGTDVGGEIVSVLRPGAGIASNAIQPMPPGRDLSARQDVRFPVRDGGTYQLTKFVGVDTTRTSPDPAATAFESAQRAVWTGWANLLAETSAAWRARWRGDIEVPGQPDVQTWTRGALYSLYSSTNSQQDNSISPVGLSSDNYGGAVFWDADIWMFPGLLQFAPELAKSVVDYRFRTLSAAQANAQRLGYRGAFYPWTSASRGDLDECHSWDPPHCLTQIHLQGDASLAAWQYYAATGDTGYLRERGWPVLRALAEFWASRVTRNDDGSYSIRNVAGPDEYSNGVNDAVYTNAVAALALRNATRAAEILGVPHRPEWTAIADGLRMPFDRNQRIFVQFDGYTGTPIKQADTVLLIYPLDWPMPPDVAANVLEYYSERTDPDGPAMTDSVHAIDAATIGVPGCATDTFLERAARPFVRAPFGQFTEARGAKVGAKDPLAGAPAFTFVTAAGGFLQTFTNGLLGLRFETDEIRIAPTLPPELPDGLTIRGIHWQGRTFDATIGPDETELTLTDGQPLQVRTDTETHRLDSALTVPTRRPDRTPTDNLARCKPVTTSSDEPGKYAEAAVDGTPATSWSPNTPTASLTVDLGQETHIARIVPHWAAPTPTTFTASPDNHTWTPITPDPTTGTLPTPLSTRYIRLELTTPIPHPTLRELEITGPRT, encoded by the coding sequence ATGTCCCGGATCGGCCAGTTATTCCGACGTGTGAGCCGTCGCACCGCCATTCTGTTGGGTATCGCGCTAGCGGCGGTCATCATGTTGGCGGCAACAGCGGTGCTGGTCGCGGTGCATCACACCGATCGAGTTGCGAGTGGTGCATGTCCGGATGATCCATCGGCGTCGGCTCCCGGCTGGGCGCTGTCGAACGATGAGGTGGACGTGCCGATCGATGCACATCCGTTCGTCGGGAACGGCTATCTCGGATTGCGTGTGCCACCGCGCGGCATGGGATACACGGCGACCGATGAGCCAACCGGCTGGCCGCTCTACACGCCCGCATACGATGGCGCTTTCGTCGCCGGCCTCTATGCGCACACGCCGGGTGTGGCCGACAACCGCGAGGTCGCCGCGGCCATTCCGAACTGGTCCGGATTGCTGGTCGGTGTCGGCGAGCACACCTATTCGCCGGCCACACCCGCTGCTCAGATCTCGAACTTCACGCAAACACTGCACCTGCGCTGTGGACTGGTGCGGACCCGGCTGACCTGGAGCGCCCCCGATGGCAAGGCCACCGATCTGGTCTACGACGTGCTCACCGACCAGGTGGATCAGCATGTCGGCGCGGTGCACGTCACGGTGATGCCGCATTGGTCGGGCGAGATGGTCGTCTCCGATCTCGTCGACGGCGCCGGGGCGCGACGGGTCAGCCAGTCCGAGGTGGGCGCTCGCGATGATGACACCATTCGGGTCGGATTCCGTACCGACGGCACCGATGTCGGCGGCGAGATCGTCTCCGTGCTGCGGCCGGGAGCGGGTATCGCTTCGAACGCGATTCAGCCGATGCCACCGGGCCGCGATCTCAGTGCGCGCCAGGATGTTCGGTTTCCGGTGCGCGACGGAGGCACGTATCAGTTGACGAAGTTCGTCGGGGTCGATACCACCCGTACGTCTCCTGATCCGGCGGCGACCGCGTTCGAGTCGGCACAGCGGGCCGTGTGGACGGGGTGGGCGAACCTGCTCGCCGAAACATCCGCGGCCTGGCGGGCGCGGTGGCGCGGTGATATCGAGGTTCCCGGTCAACCCGATGTGCAGACCTGGACGCGCGGTGCGCTGTATTCGCTGTATTCGAGCACGAACTCCCAACAGGACAACAGCATTTCGCCCGTCGGGCTCAGTAGCGACAACTACGGGGGCGCGGTGTTCTGGGATGCGGATATCTGGATGTTCCCCGGGTTGTTGCAGTTCGCACCGGAATTGGCGAAATCCGTGGTGGACTACCGCTTTCGGACATTGTCCGCCGCCCAGGCGAACGCCCAGCGGCTCGGCTACCGCGGCGCCTTCTATCCGTGGACCAGTGCGAGCCGTGGCGATCTCGACGAATGCCACAGCTGGGATCCGCCGCACTGCCTGACGCAGATCCATCTGCAAGGCGATGCGTCCTTGGCGGCCTGGCAGTACTACGCGGCCACCGGCGATACCGGCTACCTGCGCGAACGCGGCTGGCCCGTGCTGCGCGCGCTCGCCGAATTCTGGGCCTCGCGGGTGACGCGCAACGACGACGGCAGCTACTCGATTCGCAATGTCGCGGGTCCCGACGAGTACAGCAACGGGGTGAACGACGCGGTCTACACCAATGCTGTCGCCGCCCTCGCCCTGCGCAATGCCACCCGCGCGGCCGAGATTCTGGGCGTACCGCACCGGCCCGAGTGGACCGCGATCGCCGATGGGCTGCGCATGCCGTTCGATCGCAACCAACGGATCTTCGTCCAATTCGACGGCTATACAGGCACTCCCATCAAACAGGCGGACACCGTGCTGCTGATCTATCCCCTGGACTGGCCGATGCCGCCGGATGTGGCGGCCAATGTGCTCGAATACTATTCGGAGCGAACCGATCCCGACGGTCCCGCGATGACAGATTCGGTGCACGCCATCGACGCGGCCACAATCGGCGTCCCCGGCTGCGCCACCGACACCTTCCTCGAGCGTGCCGCGCGCCCGTTCGTCCGCGCCCCCTTCGGCCAGTTCACCGAGGCCCGCGGCGCCAAGGTCGGAGCGAAGGACCCGCTCGCCGGTGCGCCCGCCTTCACATTCGTCACCGCGGCAGGCGGCTTCCTGCAGACCTTCACCAACGGCCTACTCGGCCTGCGCTTCGAGACCGACGAAATCCGGATCGCCCCAACCCTTCCGCCCGAACTACCCGACGGCCTCACCATCCGTGGAATCCACTGGCAGGGCCGAACTTTCGACGCCACCATCGGCCCCGACGAAACCGAACTCACCTTGACCGACGGCCAACCGCTACAGGTCCGAACCGATACCGAAACCCACCGCCTCGACAGCGCACTGACCGTCCCGACCCGCCGCCCCGACCGGACCCCCACCGACAACCTAGCCCGCTGCAAACCGGTCACCACCAGCTCCGACGAACCCGGCAAATACGCCGAAGCCGCCGTAGACGGCACTCCCGCCACCAGCTGGTCCCCCAACACCCCCACCGCCAGCCTCACCGTCGACCTGGGACAGGAAACCCACATCGCCCGAATCGTCCCGCACTGGGCCGCCCCCACCCCAACCACATTCACCGCCTCCCCCGACAACCACACCTGGACCCCGATCACCCCCGACCCAACCACGGGCACCCTCCCCACCCCACTCTCAACCCGCTACATCCGCCTGGAACTCACCACCCCAATCCCCCACCCCACCCTCCGAGAACTCGAAATCACCGGCCCCCGAACCTGA
- a CDS encoding alpha/beta hydrolase family protein, with protein MSLRAPITAAAMALIAALAGVPALADPPAVDPAMTRTGTISIETVGPRHERFAIASAAMRRVITVDVLRGSGSGPHPLLYLLDGVDGEAVSGWLTKGRAAEFFADKPVDVVLTSGGTGSMYSDWLRRDATLGVNRWETFLTAELPPIIESYLKTDGRRAIAGVSMGAQAAMMLAQRNPGRYRAVAGMSGCYSTADDLGRAVTTITVASRGGNVENLWGPPGSPEWSAHDSLLGAPQLRGTSIYLAAATGLPTDADLVAVSRASDLGEALKTAGGGLALEAGARSCTERFAARLAELNIPATVDYAPTGMHTWPDFEAQLPRAWRVLAPALGLPDPH; from the coding sequence ATGAGTCTTCGAGCACCGATCACTGCGGCGGCGATGGCCCTCATCGCCGCGCTGGCGGGCGTGCCTGCCCTCGCGGATCCGCCCGCCGTCGATCCGGCCATGACGCGGACCGGAACGATCAGCATCGAGACGGTCGGGCCGCGGCACGAACGTTTCGCCATCGCCTCGGCCGCCATGCGTCGGGTCATTACGGTGGATGTGTTGCGCGGCAGCGGTTCCGGACCGCATCCGTTGCTGTATCTGCTCGATGGCGTCGACGGCGAGGCGGTCTCGGGGTGGCTGACCAAGGGGCGTGCGGCGGAGTTCTTCGCGGATAAACCGGTCGATGTGGTGTTGACCAGCGGCGGCACCGGGAGCATGTACAGCGACTGGTTGCGACGCGACGCCACCCTCGGGGTCAACCGCTGGGAAACCTTTCTCACCGCCGAGCTGCCGCCGATTATCGAGTCGTATCTGAAAACCGATGGGCGGCGGGCGATCGCGGGTGTATCGATGGGTGCACAGGCGGCCATGATGCTGGCCCAGCGGAATCCGGGGCGTTACCGTGCGGTCGCGGGAATGAGTGGATGTTATTCCACCGCAGACGATCTCGGTCGGGCGGTCACCACGATCACCGTCGCGTCGCGCGGTGGCAATGTCGAAAATCTCTGGGGCCCACCCGGATCGCCGGAGTGGAGTGCGCACGACAGCCTGCTCGGCGCACCGCAGCTGCGCGGCACCTCGATCTACCTGGCCGCGGCGACCGGTCTGCCGACCGATGCCGACCTCGTCGCGGTATCGCGTGCGTCCGACCTCGGTGAAGCCTTGAAGACGGCGGGCGGGGGCCTGGCCCTCGAGGCCGGTGCGCGCTCGTGCACCGAACGCTTCGCGGCACGACTGGCCGAGCTGAATATCCCGGCCACCGTCGACTACGCTCCGACGGGTATGCACACCTGGCCCGATTTCGAGGCCCAACTGCCGAGGGCTTGGCGCGTGCTCGCCCCGGCGCTCGGCCTTCCGGACCCGCACTGA
- a CDS encoding acyl-ACP desaturase: MTTALTDLDILRELEPVAERHLDEHLRKAKAWHPHDYVPWDDGRNFAAMGGIDWDPEQSRLSQVARTAMVTNLLTEDNLPSYHREISESFSLDGVWGTWVGRWTAEENRHAIVMRDYLVVTRAVDPVALEQARMAHMTTGVAKPEKGAQFLRSVAYVTLQELATRISHRNTGAACNEPIAERMLQRIAADENLHMIFYRNLSAAALDLAPDEAMRAVTDIVTRFQMPGLTQPNFRRNAVVLAKNGIYDLRQHLDVVLRPVLRAWNVFERTDLSDDGERARDELGAYLDELAVKATRFEEQRDRAAARQAERSAVVP; this comes from the coding sequence GTGACGACCGCGTTGACCGATCTCGACATTCTGCGCGAACTGGAGCCCGTCGCCGAACGTCATCTCGACGAGCATCTGCGCAAGGCCAAGGCATGGCACCCGCACGATTATGTGCCGTGGGACGACGGCCGGAATTTCGCCGCCATGGGCGGCATCGATTGGGATCCGGAGCAATCTCGGCTGTCGCAGGTCGCGCGCACCGCCATGGTGACCAACCTGCTCACCGAGGACAATCTGCCGTCCTATCACCGGGAGATCTCGGAGTCGTTCTCACTGGACGGTGTCTGGGGCACCTGGGTCGGGCGCTGGACCGCGGAGGAAAACCGGCATGCGATCGTCATGCGCGATTATCTGGTGGTCACTCGCGCGGTGGATCCGGTGGCACTGGAACAGGCCAGAATGGCGCATATGACGACGGGTGTCGCGAAGCCGGAGAAGGGGGCGCAGTTCCTGCGTTCGGTCGCATATGTAACATTGCAGGAACTGGCGACCAGAATAAGTCACAGAAATACCGGCGCCGCCTGTAATGAGCCCATCGCCGAGCGTATGCTGCAACGGATTGCCGCCGACGAGAACCTGCATATGATCTTCTACCGCAACCTCAGCGCCGCCGCCCTCGACCTCGCACCCGACGAGGCCATGCGTGCGGTCACCGATATCGTCACGCGGTTCCAGATGCCCGGACTCACCCAGCCCAACTTCCGGCGAAATGCGGTGGTACTGGCCAAGAACGGCATCTACGACTTGCGCCAGCATCTGGATGTCGTGTTGCGGCCGGTGTTGCGCGCCTGGAATGTCTTCGAGCGCACCGATCTGTCCGACGACGGCGAACGCGCCCGCGACGAGCTCGGCGCATACCTCGATGAATTGGCCGTCAAGGCAACACGTTTCGAGGAGCAGCGCGACCGGGCCGCGGCCAGACAGGCAGAGCGATCCGCCGTCGTACCATGA
- a CDS encoding transcriptional regulator: MLEPRLDPAAEQPGVITGSAARWAREGVALETVLDAYHDGVRAGLEFLAEQAADEEADQVAAAAGLIVRVLEMVTTATSTAYLDEHRQVAREQQTAAQTLVSALLSGHGVARLAGRAGVSVAASYQVVALAIPAHPDERRRGPGAPSAARRKLRRVQAALAMPLGSRALSLLSDEGGTVLVPIDEVSAIAPLALTPEVLELVSEAAEVPLTAVVASGETARIPELAGSAQERLARLLAEGRAPGLYRLADLPGCDGFQPNRRAVVTSPNDRRITRSA; the protein is encoded by the coding sequence GTGCTGGAACCGCGGTTGGATCCGGCTGCCGAGCAGCCCGGGGTGATCACCGGATCGGCCGCGCGGTGGGCCCGCGAGGGGGTGGCGCTGGAAACTGTGCTGGACGCCTATCACGACGGTGTGCGCGCGGGGCTGGAATTCCTCGCCGAACAGGCAGCGGACGAGGAGGCCGATCAGGTGGCGGCCGCGGCCGGATTGATCGTGCGCGTGCTGGAAATGGTGACGACGGCGACGTCCACGGCCTATCTGGACGAACATCGCCAGGTCGCCCGCGAACAGCAGACCGCCGCGCAGACTCTGGTATCGGCGCTGCTCAGCGGGCACGGCGTCGCACGGCTGGCCGGGCGCGCCGGTGTCAGCGTCGCCGCGTCTTATCAGGTCGTCGCCCTCGCGATTCCCGCACATCCGGACGAGCGAAGACGCGGTCCAGGCGCGCCATCCGCGGCCCGCCGTAAGTTGCGCCGGGTCCAGGCGGCACTGGCGATGCCGCTCGGTTCCCGGGCACTGTCGCTGCTGTCCGACGAGGGCGGCACGGTCCTGGTGCCGATCGACGAGGTATCCGCCATTGCACCACTCGCCCTCACTCCGGAGGTACTCGAGCTGGTCAGCGAGGCTGCCGAGGTACCGCTGACCGCAGTGGTGGCCTCCGGGGAGACCGCTCGGATTCCCGAACTGGCAGGCTCGGCACAGGAACGGCTCGCCCGACTCCTCGCCGAAGGCCGGGCGCCAGGGCTCTATCGGCTGGCCGATCTGCCGGGTTGTGACGGTTTCCAGCCAAATCGTCGAGCTGTCGTCACCTCGCCCAATGATCGACGAATCACCCGTTCGGCCTGA
- a CDS encoding acyl-CoA carboxylase subunit beta, with product MSGTREKLEELRDILELAEEPAGETGIAKRKNKGIPSARERVRMLLDQGSFVEMGALVRQPGSTDGMYGDGVVTGRGYIDGRPVVVIAHDQTVHGGSVGEMFGRKVAAAMEFAQENACPVVSVNDSGGARIQEAVTSLAWYALMCRRQEDLSGFVPMVAVMLGKCAAGSVYGPVNMDVLVATEKSYMFVTGPEVIKGVTGEVVSADDLGGAAALQANGTVHHVAADEQAAFDWVRSYLSYLPSSCLEQAPVVNPGLEPETTEHDLELNSIIPDSDRSGYDMHEVLLRIFDDGDFHEISAGTAANLITGFARVDGRSVGVVANQPQVLGGALDGLCSDKAAYFIRLCDAFGLPLIFVVDTPGVLPGLEEERNGVIKRGGRFFRAVIEATVPIVSIVTRKAYGGGYAVMGCKPLGADLALAWPTAQIAVMGAESMVGIIGRRQLEATPPDQRATVRQQMIDFYNATVATPWTAAERGYIDAVVEPSQTRLEIRRALRLLREKGAVRKHNPRKHSLFPV from the coding sequence ATGAGCGGCACGCGAGAAAAGCTCGAGGAACTCCGGGACATCCTGGAGCTCGCCGAGGAACCCGCTGGCGAGACCGGCATCGCGAAACGCAAGAACAAGGGCATACCGAGTGCGCGCGAGCGCGTGCGCATGCTGCTGGACCAGGGCTCCTTCGTGGAAATGGGCGCGCTGGTGCGGCAACCGGGCAGCACCGACGGCATGTACGGCGACGGTGTGGTGACCGGCCGCGGTTACATCGACGGCCGGCCGGTCGTCGTCATCGCCCACGACCAGACCGTGCACGGCGGTTCGGTCGGCGAGATGTTCGGCCGAAAGGTCGCCGCCGCAATGGAATTCGCGCAGGAGAACGCCTGCCCGGTGGTGTCTGTCAACGATTCCGGCGGCGCCCGCATCCAGGAGGCGGTGACCTCGCTGGCCTGGTACGCACTGATGTGCCGACGCCAGGAGGACCTGTCCGGCTTCGTGCCGATGGTCGCGGTCATGCTCGGCAAATGCGCGGCCGGTTCGGTCTACGGCCCGGTCAATATGGATGTGCTGGTCGCGACCGAGAAGTCGTACATGTTCGTCACCGGTCCGGAGGTGATCAAGGGCGTGACGGGCGAGGTGGTCAGCGCCGACGATCTCGGTGGCGCTGCCGCCCTGCAGGCCAATGGCACGGTGCACCATGTCGCGGCCGACGAGCAGGCCGCCTTCGACTGGGTCCGCAGCTATCTGAGCTACCTGCCGTCGAGCTGCCTCGAACAGGCTCCGGTGGTGAATCCGGGACTGGAGCCCGAAACCACGGAACACGACCTCGAGCTGAACTCGATCATTCCGGATTCCGACCGGTCCGGTTACGACATGCACGAGGTGCTGCTGCGAATCTTCGACGACGGCGATTTCCACGAGATCAGCGCTGGTACCGCCGCGAATCTGATCACCGGATTCGCCAGGGTCGACGGTCGCAGTGTGGGCGTGGTCGCCAATCAGCCGCAGGTGCTCGGCGGCGCGCTGGACGGACTGTGCTCGGATAAGGCGGCATATTTCATCCGGCTGTGCGACGCCTTCGGCCTGCCGCTGATCTTCGTCGTCGACACCCCGGGTGTGCTGCCCGGTCTCGAAGAGGAACGCAACGGCGTCATCAAGCGCGGCGGCCGGTTCTTCCGCGCGGTCATCGAGGCCACGGTGCCGATCGTCTCGATCGTGACACGCAAGGCCTACGGCGGCGGCTATGCGGTGATGGGCTGCAAACCGCTGGGCGCGGACCTGGCGCTGGCCTGGCCCACGGCACAGATCGCGGTCATGGGTGCCGAGAGCATGGTCGGCATCATCGGCCGCAGGCAGCTGGAGGCGACCCCGCCCGACCAGCGCGCCACCGTGCGCCAGCAGATGATCGACTTCTACAACGCCACCGTGGCCACTCCGTGGACCGCGGCCGAACGCGGCTACATCGACGCCGTCGTCGAACCGTCGCAGACCCGTCTGGAGATCCGCAGGGCGCTGCGCCTGCTGCGGGAGAAGGGCGCGGTAAGGAAGCACAACCCGCGCAAGCACAGCCTCTTCCCGGTCTAG
- a CDS encoding helix-turn-helix domain-containing protein produces the protein MGIDDEVDLDGRRLRTLRSRAAMSRAAFDLLNERGLGSVAVEDIAERAGVTRRTFSRHFSSIEDAVLGEIDQDVHLFNEALCRRPLGESPLVAYRNALHDWLATEHTGAKGARLARRWALFQLFEAEPTLAAGYQRIRLEGQRESVRIIAARLDVDPAVDRRPEAAVAAGTGLLIAALQVWGAGSDTDGLPDLVDTFFDTLNGLTAEFQSEVSSS, from the coding sequence ATGGGTATCGACGACGAAGTCGACCTCGACGGCCGTCGGCTGCGGACGCTCCGCAGTCGCGCGGCAATGTCGCGCGCCGCATTCGACCTGCTCAACGAGCGTGGGTTGGGTTCGGTGGCCGTCGAGGACATCGCGGAACGCGCCGGGGTCACCCGGCGGACCTTCAGTCGTCATTTCTCCTCCATCGAGGATGCCGTACTCGGTGAAATCGACCAGGACGTGCACCTGTTCAACGAGGCGCTGTGCCGCCGCCCCCTGGGCGAGTCGCCGCTGGTCGCCTACCGCAATGCCTTGCACGACTGGCTGGCCACCGAACACACCGGTGCGAAAGGGGCGCGCCTGGCTCGGCGCTGGGCGCTGTTCCAACTCTTCGAGGCGGAACCGACGCTGGCCGCGGGCTATCAGCGCATCCGTCTCGAGGGGCAGCGCGAATCCGTGCGGATCATCGCCGCCAGACTCGATGTCGATCCCGCGGTGGACCGGCGTCCGGAGGCAGCCGTCGCTGCCGGGACCGGCCTGCTCATCGCCGCACTACAGGTCTGGGGCGCGGGTTCGGACACCGATGGACTCCCCGATCTCGTCGACACATTCTTCGACACCCTTAACGGGCTGACAGCTGAATTCCAGAGCGAGGTGTCATCGTCATGA